A part of Neovison vison isolate M4711 chromosome 8, ASM_NN_V1, whole genome shotgun sequence genomic DNA contains:
- the NKX2-4 gene encoding homeobox protein Nkx-2.4, translated as MSLSPKHTTPFSVSDILSPIEETYKKFGGAMDGAPPGLGAPLGAAAAAAYRAPPLGPSSQAAAVAGMQPPHAMAGHNAAAAAAAAAAAAAAAATYHMPPGVSQFSHGAMGGYCNGGLGNVGELPAYTDGMRGGAAAAATGWYGANPDPRYSSISRFMGPSAGVNVAGMGSLTGIADAAKTLAPLHAAAAAPRRKRRVLFSQAQVYELERRFKQQKYLSAPEREHLASMIHLTPTQVKIWFQNHRYKMKRQAKDKAAQQLQQEGALGPPPPPPPSPRRVAVPVLVKDGKPCQNGASTPTPGQAGPQPPAPTPAPELEELSPSPPALHGPGGGLAALDATAGDYGGGVLGANLLYGRTW; from the exons ATGTCGTTGAGCCCCAAGCACACGACGCCCTTCTCCGTGTCCGACATCCTGAGCCCCATCGAGGAGACCTACAAGAAGTTCGGCGGCGCCATGGACGGCGCGCCGCCCGGCCTGGGGGCGCCCCTGggggccgcggccgccgccgcctaCCGTGCGCCGCCGCTCGGCCCCTCCTCGcaggcggcggcggtggcgggcATGCAGCCGCCCCACGCCATGGCGGGCCACaacgcggcggcggcggcggcggccgcagcggcggcggcggccgcagcCGCCACCTACCACATGCCGCCGGGCGTCTCGCAGTTCTCGCACGGCGCCATGGGCGGCTACTGCAACGGCGGCCTGGGCAACGTGGGCGAGCTGCCCGCCTACACGGACGGCATGCGGGGCGGTGCGGCCGCCGCGGCCACCGGCTGGTACGGCGCCAACCCGGATCCGCGCTACTCGTCAA TCTCCAGGTTCATGGGGCCATCGGCGGGCGTGAACGTAGCCGGGATGGGGTCGCTGACGGGCATCGCGGACGCCGCCAAGACGCTGGCGCCGCTGCATGCGGCTGCGGCGGCGCCGCGAAGGAAGCGCCGCGTGCTCTTCTCGCAGGCGCAGGTCTACGAGCTGGAGCGTCGCTTCAAGCAGCAGAAGTACCTATCGGCTCCCGAGCGCGAGCACCTGGCCAGCATGATCCACCTGACGCCCACGCAGGTCAAGATCTGGTTCCAGAATCACCGCTACAAGATGAAGCGGCAGGCCAAGGACAAGGCGGCGCAGCAGCTACAGCAGGAGGGTGCCCTGGGACCGCCACCACCCCCGCCGCCGTCCCCGCGTCGCGTGGCGGTGCCCGTGCTAGTCAAGGACGGCAAGCCGTGCCAGAACGGTGCCAGCACCCCGACACCCGGCCAGGCCGGCCCGCAGCCGCCGGCCCCGACGCCGGCGCCTGAGCTCGAGGAGCTGTCACCCAGCCCGCCCGCGCTGCACGGGCCGGGGGGCGGTCTGGCGGCCCTGGACGCGACCGCGGGGGACTACGGCGGCGGCGTGCTCGGCGCCAACCTGCTCTATGGCAGGACGTGGTGA